Proteins from a genomic interval of Acomys russatus chromosome 19, mAcoRus1.1, whole genome shotgun sequence:
- the C19H12orf76 gene encoding uncharacterized protein C12orf76 homolog produces MLRAGWLRLCAALGSLLLGRAEAPSPGTPPERSRPYAVLRGQNLVLMGTIFSILLVTVILMAFCVYKPVRRR; encoded by the exons ATGCTGCGTGCGGGATGGCTGCGCCTGTGCGCTGCGCTCGGCAGCCTCCTGCTGGGGCGGGCCGAGGCCCCGAGCCCCGGGACGCCGCCGGAGCGGAGCCGCCCCTACGCGGTGCTGCGTGGGCAGAACCTGG TGTTGATGGGAACCATTTTTAGCATCCTGCTGGTGACCGTCATCCTTATGGCATTTTGTGTCTACAAGCCCGTTCGTCGTCGGTGA